From a single Fusarium fujikuroi IMI 58289 draft genome, chromosome FFUJ_chr03 genomic region:
- a CDS encoding related to alpha-L-arabinofuranosidase A precursor, which translates to MVRFSSILAAAACFVAVESVNIKVDSKGGNATSGHQYGFLHEDINNSGDGGIYAELIRNRAFQYSKKYPVSLSGWRSINDAKLSLNRLDTPLSDALPVSMNVKPGKSKSKEIGFLNEGYWGMDVKKQKYTGSFWVKGAYKGHFTASLRSNLTDDVFGSVKVKSKANKKQWVEHEFVLTPNKNAPNSNNTFAITYDPKGADGALDFNLISLFPPTYKGRKNGLRVDLAEALEGLHPSLLRFPGGNMLEGNTNKTWWDWKDTLGPLRNRPGFEGVWNYQQTHGLGILEYLQWAEDMNLEIIVGVYAGLSLDGSVTPKDQLQPLIDDALDEIEFIRGPVTSKWGKKRAELGHPKPFRLSYVEVGNEDWLAGYPTGWNSYKEYRFPMFLDAIKKAHPDLTVISSGASIDPVGKTDAGFDIPAPGIGDYHPYREPDVLVEEFNLFDNNKYGHIIGEVASTHPNGGTGWSGNLMPYPWWISGVGEAVALCGYERNADRIPGTFYAPILKNENRWQWAITMIQFAADSAMTTRSTSWYVWSLFAGHPMTHTLPATSNFDPLYYVAGKNEDKGTLIWKGAAYNTTKGADVPVSLSFKGVKPGAQAELTLLTNKEKDPFAFNDPHKGNNVVDTKKTVLKADGKGAFNFKLPNLSVAVLETLKKGKPYSS; encoded by the exons ATGGTTCGCTTCAGTTCAATCCTTGCGGCTGCGGCTTGCTTCGTGGCTGTCGAGTCTGTCAACATCAAGGTGGACAGCAAGGGCGGAAACGCCACTAGCGGTCACCAATATGGCTTCCTTCACGAG GACATTAACAACTCTGGTGATGGCGGCATCTACGCTGAACTCATCCGTAACCGAGCTTTCCAGTACAGCAAGAAATACCCCGTTTCTCTGTCTGGCTGGAGATCCATCAACGATGCTAAGCTCTCCCTCAACCGCCTCGACACTCCTCTCTCCGACGCTCTTCCCGTTTCTATGAACGTCAAGCCTGGAAAGAGCAAGTCCAAGGAAATTGGTTTCCTCAACGAAGGATACTGGGGAATGgatgtcaagaagcagaagtacACTGGCTCCTTCTGGGTCAAGGGTGCTTACAAGGGCCACTTTACTGCGTCTCTGCGATCTAACCTCACTGACGATGTCTTTGGCAGCGTCAAGGTCAAGTCCAaagccaacaagaagcagtGGGTTGAGCATGAGTTTGTGCTCACTCCTAACAAGAACGctcccaacagcaacaacacctTTGCTATTACCTATGATCCCAAG GGCGCTGATGGAGCTCTTGACTTTAACCTCATCAGCTTGTTCCCCCCTACTTACAAGGGCCGCAAGAACGGTCTTCGAGTTGATCTTGCTGAAGCTCTCGAAGGTCTCCACCCC AGCCTGCTGCGCTTCCCCGGTGGTAACATGCTGGAgggcaacaccaacaagacctGGTGGGACTGGAAGGATACCCTCGGACCCCTCCGCAACCGACCCGGTTTCGAAGGTGTCTGGAACTACCAGCAGACCCATGGTCTCGGAATCTTAGAGTATCTTCAGTGGGCTGAGGATATGAACCTTGAAATCA TTGTTGGTGTCTACGCTGGCCTCTCCCTCGACGGCTCCGTCACCCCCAAGGACCAACTCCAGCCTCTCATCGACGACGCCCTTGACGAGATCGAATTCATCAGAGGTCCCGTTACTTCCAAGTGGGGCAAGAAGCGTGCTGAGCTCGGCCACCCCAAGCCTTTCAGACTCTCCTACGTTGAAGTTGGAAACGAGGATTGGCTCGCTGGTTATCCCACCGGCTGGAACTCTTACAAGGAGTACCGCTTCCCCATGTTCCTCGACGCTATCAAGAAGGCTCACCCTGACCTCACCGTCATCTCCTCCGGCGCTTCTATCGACCCCGTTGGTAAGACAGATGCTGGTTTCGACATTCCTGCTCCTGGAATCGGTGACTATCATCCTTATCGCGAGCctgatgttcttgttgaggagTTCAACCTGTTTGATAACAACAAGTACGGTCATATCATTGGTGAGGTTGCTTCTACCCACCCCAACGGAGGCACTGGCTGGAGCGGCAACCTTATGCCTTACCCCTGGTGGATCTCTGGTGTCGGTGAGGCCGTCGCTCTCTGCGGTTATGAGCGCAACGCCGATCGCATCCCCGGAACTTTCTACGCTCCTattctcaagaacgagaaCCGCTGGCAGTGGGCCATTACCATGATCCAATTCGCCGCCGATTCCGCCATGACCACCCGCTCTACCAGCTGGTACGTCTGGTCCCTCTTTGCCGGACACCCCATGACCCATACTCTCCCCGCCACCTCCAACTTCGATCCTCTCTACTACGTCGCTGGTAAGAACGAGGACAAGGGAACTCTTATCTGGAAGGGTGCTGCGTACAACACCACCAAGGGCGCCGACGTTCCCGTCTCTCTGTCCTTCAAGGGTGTCAAGCCCGGTGCTCAGGCTGAGCTTACTCTTCTGAccaacaaggagaaggatccTTTTGCTTTCAATGATCCTCACAAGGGCAACAATGTTGTTGATACTAAGAAGACTGTTCTCAAGGCTGATGGAAAGGGCGCTTTCAACTTCAAGCTTCCTAACCTCAGTGTTGCTGTTCTTGAGACTCTCAAGAAGGGAAAGCCTTACTCTAGCTAG
- a CDS encoding related to haloacetate dehalogenase H-1, which yields MRFFQLAFASLASVVAATSSFDTWAHGRVALQDVSIHFRYAGSGPPLLLVHGNPQHSLTWQFIGPILAQNYTVIAPDNRGAGDSSVPPDGNYTAAASAEDLKGVLDFLNITSTYVFAHDKGVGMATALAIKYPDLVKRLALAEYVLPGFTYEQSSNPAPFWDLYQNWQLAFFQVPDLAEFLMSGKEKQFLQWYFYHGSYSGVESFSEETVNRYTSSISKPGFLRAMLGPFSSSTVYQDGNFFKAALNESRLSVPLLGMGGEASLGLKSILKQTFEPVSSDLEIDVIPKAGHWVADENPQWTAKRVAKFFGEDDDSLQKVDLGYLDDLVTLDVGFYGTRRNFALGTQ from the exons ATGCGCTTCTTTCAACTCGCCTTTGCCTCATTGGCATCCGTCGTAGCGGCGACTTCATCCTTCGATACTTGGGCTCACGGCCGAGTTGCCCTGCAAGACGTAAGCATTCACTTTCGCTACGCCGGCTCAggccctcctcttcttctcgtccaCGGAAATCCCCAGCACAGTCTCACGTGGCAATTCATCGGCCCTATCCTGGCTCAGAACTACACCGTCATTGCGCCCGATAATCGAGGCGCTGGTGATTCGAGCGTCCCTCCTGATGGGAACTACACCGCTGCTGCATCGGCAGAAGATCTCAAAGGAGTGTTGGACTTCTTGAACATCACTTCTACATATGTGTTTGCGCATGATAAAGGAGTCGGGATGGCAACCGCACTGGCGATCAAGTATCCAGATCTTGTTAAGAGGCTTGCTCTAGCTGAGTATGTTCTGCCAGGGTTTACCTACGAGCAGTCGTCAAACCCAGCGCCGTTCTGGGATCTGTATCAGAACTGGCAGTTGGCATTCTTCCAAGTCCCCGATTTAGCAGAGTTTCTCATGTCGGGAAAGGAGAAGCAATTCTTGCAGTGGTATTTCTACCATGGAAGTTACTCTGGCGTTGAGAGCTTTAGCGAAGAAACAGTCAACAGATACACAAGCAGTATCTCGAAGCCAGGATTTCTAAGAGCTATGCTTGGGCCGTTCTCAAGTTCGACTGTTTACCAGGatggcaacttcttcaaggctgCCCTGAACGAAAGCCGATTGAGTGTACCGCTGCTTGGTATGGGCGGTGAGGCAAGCCTGGGATTGAAATCGATTCTTAAGCAAACCTTCGAGCCAGTTTCATCTGATCTGGAAATTGATGTCATCCCGAAAGCAGGGCACTGGGTTG CGGATGAGAACCCTCAATGGACTGCCAAGAGAGTAGCCAAGTTCtttggtgaagatgatgatagcCTGCAAAAAGTTGATTTGGGTTACTTGGATGATTTGGTTACACTGGACGTCGGGTTTTATGGTACTAGGAGGAACTTTGCATTGGGCACTCAGTAA
- a CDS encoding related to sugar transporter — protein sequence MSVPTYMGVSGKSLAILQIAAIVAPSFVLFGYNQAGIGGLLSEEDWVKTFPEIDTVNSTGADKSSKSTLQGFVVATFVIGALIGSLSCSYTGDKFGRRNVIFAASICSLIGEILEASSFGLAQFIVGRVIIGLGIGQLSSIVPVWQSETSAAVNRGRQVVLTGLFICLGYVLESWINLGFFEFHHGPVTWRPPIAIAIAFSLILMASIYFFPESPRWLVLKNRSEEARHAVAALRGLPIDSTEVLAEVAGIEHSLEETSDNAARLGDMLKMGEDKLLYRFILCILLQFYQQMSGSNLVSVYANVLFQKNLGMSAETAKILTGGALTWKFLASFIAFFTIDRFGRRAVFMISGAGMSACMIALAITTSFGSENKPAMIAAGCFIYLYNTFVPIGFLGANFLYCTEVAPIRLRMAMSSISTGNHWLWNFIVVMVTPVALESIGWQYYIVYAVIAACVPISVFLFFPETMGRNLEEIELIFKESPSVFSTVKFAKTRPRNTPQQFLASKEKADHLEQSED from the exons ATGAGCGTGCCAACATACATGGGCGTCAGCGGCAAGTCGCTGGCCATCCTCCAAATCGCCGCCATCGTCGCTCCCTCCTTCGTCCTCTTCGGCTACAACCAAGCTGGCATCGGCGGTCTCCTCTCCGAAGAAGACTGGGTCAAGACCTTCCCCGAGATCGACACCGTCAACTCCACCGGCGCCGACAAGAGCTCCAAATCCACCCTCCAGGGCTTCGTCGTCGCGACCTTTGTCATCGGTGCGCTGATCGGTTCGTTGAGTTGCTCGTACACGGGTGATAAGTTTGGACGTAGGAATGTCATCTTTGCTGCGTCGATTTGCTCCTTGATTGGAGAGATCCTTGAGGCGTCGTCTTTTGGACTCGCGCAGTTCATTGTTGGACGAGTTATCATTGGCTTGGGTATTGGGCAGTTGAGTTCCATTGTGCCGGTTTGGCAGAGTGAGACGTCGGCGGCTGTGAACCGTGGTCGTCAGGTTGTCTTGACAGGTCTGTTCATCTGTCTTGGTTACGTCCTTGAGTCATGGATCAACCTTGGTTTCTTCGAGTTTCACCATGGTCCTGTTACCTGGAGACCCCcgatcgccatcgccattgccttctccctcatcctcatggcTAGCATTTACTTCTTCCCCGAGAGCCCTCGATGGCTCGTCCTCAAGAACCGATCTGAGGAGGCCCGTCACGCCGTCGCTGCCCTCCGGGGTCTTCCCATCGACTCCACAGAGGTTCTTGCCGAAGTTGCTGGCATTGAGCACTCCCTCGAAGAGACCTCCGACAACGCTGCTCGTCTGGGTGATATGCTCAAGATGGGTGAGGATAAGCTCCTGTACCGCTTCATCCTCtgcatccttcttcagtTCTACCAGCAGATGAGTGGTTCCAACCTGGTCAGCGTCTACGCCAACGTTCTCTTCCAGAAGAACCTGGGTATGAGCGCCGAGACAGCCAAGATTCTCACAGGAGGAGCTCTCACTTGGAAGTTCCTCGCTTCTTTCATCGCTTTCTTCACCATCGATCGTTTCGGTCGTCGTGCCGTCTTCATGATCAGTGGTGCTGGCATGTCGGCCTGCATGATCGCCCTCGCCATCACTACCTCTTTTGGCAGCGAGAACAAGCCTGCCATGATTGCTGCTGGTTGCTTCATTTACCTTTACAACACTTTTGTTCCCATCGGTTTCTTGGGCGCCAACTTCTTGTACTGCACTGAGGTTGCTCCCATCCGCCTCCGAATGGCCATGTCTTCCATCTCGACCGGTAACCACTGGCTTTG GAACTTCATCGTTGTCATGGTCACCCCCGTCGCTCTCGAGAGTATCGGCTGGCAGTACTACATCGTGTACGCCGTCATCGCCGCATGCGTTCCCATCTCGGTCTTCCTGTTCTTCCCTGAAACTATGGGTCGCAACCTCGAAGAGATTGAGCTCATCTTCAAGGAATCACCCTCTGTGTTCTCAACAGTCAAGTTCGCAAAGACTCGACCTCGCAACACTCCCCAGCAATTCCTCGCAAGCAAGGAAAAGGCTGATCATTTGGAGCAAAGTGAAGATTAA